AAAGGGATGGCAGGATCAATAGTGCAAAAACACCCGGACCCGCATAATTCCATAATATTTCTACCCGAAAATTGTTGGCGTCTGACATGGAATCGGGCCACACGCTGACTACTATGCATAAAAACAAATTTAAAACAAGGACGGGACGGTAATCATGCAGCTCCAAGGTCGTTGCCAACAGATAACAAGTGACAAAAAACGTGATCGCGAAACGGACATACTCGGCTGCAATCCAGATAAACACAAAAAATGCGTCGAGATGCTGGATATAGCGATTGATGTAAATCGTTTGTAAAGCTTGCTGAAAGGGCCATGGGTTCTTGTTCATGCTTTGAATATCAAATACACAGATACACAAAATCAAGATGAGGATCAACAATCCTGATGAAAAGAAGATCCCTCTGAAAATCCCTTTTTTCAACTCGGCATGGCTTCTCGCCATCGATGCCAACACCAGGATCATTGCGATCTCCCCATATATGGATGTATCAGGAAGCAATTGTCTTGCCATCTCGCCAAGTGGTATACCAGGTAAAGGAAACAAAAAATCCCAATGAAAATACGAATATAAAAGGGCAAACCCAATCAACAGCGCGAAAATCAGATAGGGGAACAGCATGGTGGCTACCCGGGAAATGGCTTCAATCCCTTCATAGGCGGCATAAAAAGCGCCAGCGCTCGTTATACAGATCAGGACAAAATCAGGCGTGCTGGTCAAAAACAACGTATGTACGGCATCCACCTCCAACCGTTGATTGATTCCCGTATCCAGCAA
Above is a window of Fodinisporobacter ferrooxydans DNA encoding:
- a CDS encoding GerAB/ArcD/ProY family transporter → MAKGIRMGHLDYRGFSALLVYLVGMKLFDNSLLYISRSSLNGAPIMVVLVTLVIGSAVWLALRFMQKNPGLNWLEAMQNVLPKPVIHIIGLFLYTASLLDTGINQRLEVDAVHTLFLTSTPDFVLICITSAGAFYAAYEGIEAISRVATMLFPYLIFALLIGFALLYSYFHWDFLFPLPGIPLGEMARQLLPDTSIYGEIAMILVLASMARSHAELKKGIFRGIFFSSGLLILILILCICVFDIQSMNKNPWPFQQALQTIYINRYIQHLDAFFVFIWIAAEYVRFAITFFVTCYLLATTLELHDYRPVLVLNLFLCIVVSVWPDSMSDANNFRVEILWNYAGPGVFALLILPSLYGIWKQSEKELANR